The following coding sequences lie in one Silvanigrella aquatica genomic window:
- a CDS encoding aconitate hydratase, whose product MVQDLDMVKKVYSNFKSNVDSARKLLGRPMTLTEKILYAHLKPANGGKGTDLNNFGRGKDYVDFYPDRVAMQDATAQMALLQFMSAGIPKVAVPSTVHCDHLIQAEVNASTDLATANRENSEVYEFLANVSKKYGIGFWKPGAGIIHQVVLENYAFPGGMMIGTDSHTPNAGGLGMIAIGVGGADAVDVMAGIPWELKFPKLIGVKLTGSLKGWASAKDIILKLAGILTVKGGTGAIVEYFGSGTATLSCTGKGTICNMGAEIGATTSIFPYDVRMADYLKKTDRAEIANLADGVADYLKADVDIEKNPEKYYDQVVTIDLDTLEPHINGPFTPDLATPISQFAKAVKENGWPSKLSAALIGSCTNSSYEDIDRVATVAKQAATQNLKAKCEFLITPGSEQVRATIERDGQLGALDKMGANVMANACGPCIGQWKRHGSQEKNSIITSFNRNFTARNDGNPKTHAFVASPETVIGFALAGDLSIDFTKEPVTNEKGEKVMLQTPKGLDLPDKGFVKDEHGYVAPAADGSSITVAINPKSDRLQALSPFNAPSLDKDFNDLRMLIKAKGKCTTDHISMAGSWLKFRGHLDNISNNLLIGAINSFNGEANKVKNQASGVTGAVPATARDYKAQGIGWLVVGEENYGEGSSREHAALEPRHLGGKAIVVKSFARIHETNLKKQGMLPLTFATPADYDKIREDDTFSLNAKDLAPGKQLTLSIKHADGQTESIMLNHTFNEQQIGWFKAGSALNLIAANKK is encoded by the coding sequence ATGGTTCAAGATCTTGATATGGTTAAAAAAGTATACTCAAATTTCAAATCTAATGTGGACTCTGCGCGCAAGCTTCTTGGCCGTCCCATGACCTTGACCGAAAAAATTCTCTATGCACACCTAAAACCAGCAAATGGCGGAAAAGGCACAGATCTCAATAATTTCGGCAGAGGCAAAGACTACGTCGACTTCTATCCCGATCGCGTGGCTATGCAAGATGCCACCGCTCAAATGGCACTCTTACAATTTATGTCCGCAGGCATTCCTAAAGTTGCCGTGCCTTCCACCGTTCACTGTGACCACCTCATTCAAGCGGAAGTCAACGCCTCCACAGATCTTGCCACAGCAAACCGTGAAAACTCAGAAGTTTATGAGTTCCTTGCCAACGTTTCAAAAAAATACGGTATTGGCTTCTGGAAACCGGGCGCAGGTATTATTCACCAAGTTGTTCTTGAAAATTATGCTTTTCCAGGCGGCATGATGATTGGTACAGACTCACACACACCAAACGCCGGTGGCCTTGGCATGATTGCTATTGGTGTTGGCGGCGCCGATGCCGTGGACGTTATGGCTGGGATTCCTTGGGAACTTAAGTTTCCAAAACTCATCGGCGTAAAGTTAACAGGCTCTTTAAAAGGCTGGGCTTCAGCTAAAGACATCATTCTAAAACTTGCCGGAATTCTCACAGTAAAAGGCGGTACAGGCGCTATTGTGGAGTATTTTGGTTCAGGCACAGCAACTCTCTCCTGCACAGGCAAAGGCACAATTTGCAACATGGGAGCAGAAATTGGAGCAACCACTTCTATTTTCCCATATGATGTGCGCATGGCTGATTACCTTAAAAAAACAGATAGAGCTGAAATTGCGAACCTTGCAGACGGCGTTGCCGATTATCTCAAAGCAGATGTAGACATCGAAAAAAATCCGGAAAAATACTACGATCAAGTTGTTACCATTGACCTCGACACCCTTGAACCACACATTAACGGCCCTTTTACTCCCGACCTTGCCACTCCTATTTCACAATTTGCAAAAGCAGTGAAAGAAAATGGTTGGCCAAGTAAATTAAGTGCTGCTTTAATTGGTTCATGTACAAACTCTTCTTACGAAGATATTGATCGCGTAGCAACCGTTGCAAAACAAGCAGCAACACAAAATCTCAAAGCAAAATGTGAATTTTTAATCACACCAGGCAGTGAACAAGTGCGTGCGACAATTGAACGCGATGGTCAATTGGGCGCCCTCGACAAAATGGGCGCGAACGTCATGGCCAATGCTTGTGGACCTTGTATTGGACAATGGAAGCGCCATGGTTCTCAAGAAAAAAATTCCATTATTACAAGTTTCAATCGTAACTTTACAGCTCGTAACGACGGAAATCCTAAAACCCACGCTTTTGTTGCATCTCCTGAAACCGTAATTGGTTTTGCACTTGCGGGTGATCTCAGTATTGATTTCACAAAAGAGCCTGTAACAAACGAAAAGGGCGAAAAAGTCATGTTGCAAACGCCAAAAGGACTCGATCTTCCTGATAAAGGCTTTGTAAAAGACGAACATGGTTACGTTGCACCCGCAGCAGATGGCTCCTCTATAACCGTTGCCATCAATCCAAAAAGCGACCGTTTACAAGCTCTCAGCCCGTTTAACGCTCCGAGCCTAGATAAAGACTTTAACGATCTACGCATGCTAATTAAAGCAAAAGGAAAGTGTACTACTGACCATATTTCTATGGCAGGTAGCTGGTTGAAATTCCGCGGTCACCTCGACAATATTTCTAATAACCTTCTTATTGGCGCTATCAACTCCTTTAATGGAGAAGCAAATAAGGTTAAAAATCAAGCTTCTGGAGTTACAGGAGCCGTGCCTGCAACGGCGCGCGACTACAAAGCTCAAGGCATTGGCTGGCTTGTTGTCGGTGAAGAAAACTATGGCGAAGGAAGTTCCCGCGAACACGCCGCTCTTGAGCCACGTCACCTCGGCGGAAAGGCCATTGTTGTAAAAAGCTTTGCGCGTATTCACGAAACAAACTTAAAGAAACAAGGTATGCTGCCCTTAACTTTTGCAACCCCTGCGGACTATGATAAAATTCGTGAAGACGATACTTTCTCATTAAATGCGAAAGATCTCGCACCAGGCAAGCAATTAACTCTCTCCATTAAACATGCTGATGGGCAAACAGAAAGCATTATGTTGAATCATACTTTCAATGAACAACAAATTGGCTGGTTTAAAGCAGGAAGTGCCTTAAATTTAATTGCAGCAAATAAAAAATAA
- a CDS encoding S8 family serine peptidase, with protein sequence MNFRNFKFFLLLFFFNSCSKEELKNPNSNIPISGVTPSTQFSSKLNSNETANDILFNQQWYLKNTGQMTYFNEKLKEGIDLNISYPQKYTGKGVKVLVVDTGVYFDHPNLAPNLLENYSLDFSDSSLGSKKVSKPKIDKKENPHGTKVAGILAGAYTKENGFRGVAPDAKIASANVMSYLKNLNQISYKDMALKLYNHIEKNKVQIVSESLGYSGFEFNFLHENIDSLEISEKNFFTIRSSGNYTCANALAQKYLNKNPSIKNEVDNFEFKNLESSKKLSPLAKTYFKAIRPHLSSMDIEKSNPYRITVGGINHQGILFDRSSIGSNIWISGFAGDKASDLIHSSKAETSTPIRILTTTMPESKNENAKTDFDKGLLPENKKGFYTTEAAGTSMAAPMISGVIALILEANPNLSYWDVKYILAKTANREILAPDPIPYCIKILNIIGDFSSNFMDLWKIEWVKNKAGYFFHNYYGFGLVDADKAVKMALKMKRDEIPSPYKGKTIVHIKNMLHTNYQVIPPNSGIISELEIKENLIIDAVRVSPYINAEKADSVAIQLVSPDHISSKQLGTRSTILYPGNSMIRLSTDELKVENASYTVNEYNSSAYKDIGAYLTNAFYAEQSQGKWKIIISNSSLDKTFYLDGWKLEIYGH encoded by the coding sequence ATGAATTTTAGAAACTTTAAATTCTTTTTATTATTATTTTTTTTTAATAGCTGCTCCAAAGAAGAGCTTAAAAATCCTAATTCCAATATACCCATTTCAGGAGTTACTCCTTCTACTCAATTCAGTTCTAAATTAAATTCAAATGAAACAGCGAACGATATTTTATTTAATCAACAGTGGTATTTAAAAAATACAGGACAAATGACTTATTTTAATGAAAAGCTAAAAGAAGGAATTGACCTTAATATTTCTTACCCTCAAAAATATACGGGAAAAGGTGTAAAAGTTCTTGTTGTTGATACTGGAGTTTATTTTGATCATCCTAATTTGGCTCCCAATTTGCTAGAAAATTATTCTTTAGATTTTTCTGATTCTTCCTTAGGTAGCAAAAAGGTAAGTAAACCGAAAATAGACAAAAAAGAAAATCCTCATGGTACTAAAGTAGCAGGAATTTTAGCTGGCGCTTATACAAAAGAAAATGGATTTCGTGGCGTTGCTCCTGATGCAAAAATAGCTTCTGCAAATGTAATGTCCTATTTAAAAAATTTAAATCAAATTTCTTATAAAGATATGGCTTTGAAGCTGTATAATCATATAGAAAAAAATAAAGTTCAAATCGTCAGTGAAAGCCTCGGATATTCAGGATTCGAATTTAATTTTTTACACGAAAATATTGACAGTCTTGAAATAAGTGAAAAAAATTTTTTTACTATAAGATCTTCTGGAAATTATACTTGCGCTAACGCATTAGCACAAAAATATCTTAATAAAAATCCCTCTATCAAAAATGAGGTTGATAATTTTGAATTTAAAAATCTTGAGAGTTCAAAAAAACTTTCCCCTTTAGCAAAAACTTATTTTAAGGCAATTAGACCACATTTATCATCAATGGACATTGAAAAATCAAACCCTTACCGCATTACTGTAGGAGGTATAAACCACCAAGGTATACTATTCGATCGGTCAAGTATTGGTTCAAATATTTGGATATCAGGGTTTGCAGGTGATAAAGCTTCAGATCTCATTCACTCTTCCAAAGCAGAGACTTCAACCCCAATTCGTATCTTAACGACAACCATGCCAGAGAGTAAAAATGAAAATGCAAAAACAGATTTCGATAAAGGCTTGCTCCCAGAAAATAAGAAAGGTTTTTATACAACAGAAGCTGCTGGCACATCAATGGCAGCACCCATGATCAGTGGTGTCATTGCTTTAATACTCGAAGCAAATCCAAACTTAAGCTATTGGGATGTAAAATATATTTTAGCTAAAACTGCAAATAGAGAAATACTTGCTCCCGATCCTATTCCCTATTGCATAAAAATTCTTAATATTATTGGAGATTTTTCTAGCAATTTTATGGATCTCTGGAAAATAGAATGGGTTAAAAATAAGGCGGGTTATTTTTTTCATAATTACTATGGTTTTGGTCTTGTGGACGCTGATAAAGCAGTTAAAATGGCTCTTAAAATGAAGCGCGATGAAATTCCTTCACCATATAAAGGAAAAACTATTGTACATATTAAAAATATGCTTCATACTAATTATCAAGTTATACCTCCAAATTCAGGTATTATAAGTGAATTAGAAATTAAAGAAAACCTGATCATTGATGCTGTTCGAGTTTCTCCTTATATTAATGCAGAAAAAGCGGATAGTGTTGCAATCCAACTTGTTTCTCCAGACCACATCTCTTCTAAACAGCTCGGCACACGCAGTACAATTTTATATCCGGGTAATTCTATGATTAGATTAAGCACAGACGAATTAAAAGTTGAAAATGCATCGTACACAGTTAACGAATATAATTCCTCTGCTTATAAAGACATAGGAGCCTATTTAACTAATGCTTTTTATGCAGAACAATCACAGGGAAAATGGAAAATTATTATTTCAAACAGTTCTTTGGATAAAACATTCTACTTAGATGGCTGGAAACTTGAAATTTATGGGCATTAA
- a CDS encoding S8 family serine peptidase, producing the protein MQEYWEDLIAKKNGFRGVAPNVNIASANRLSQVIDHNQISYSDMDLKLYSHVENNKIQIINESYGTAAYSYTFSHNNSDFIGMSEINFITVKASGNQTCSTDLANKFYNKNKSSIDAKFLNFNFHNNESLKELPHNVKNYYKSIRPHISTMEKTASNPYRILVAGISHKGVINNTSTFGSNIWISGFSGGSSSTTLSKDSLNIDPKYVGILTTTIPINRPYGGTYFNKRLLPENREGYYNTELSGTSFATPMISGVIALLLEANPNLSYWDVKYILAKTANRNKLVSDPLPSCIKILSIIGDFSSDFLDLWKTGWVENKAGNFFHNYYGFGLVDTDRAIEMALNIKNGVTPSPYQGKKVQRIQNSLEIQNNSNQIIPPNSSITSELVITENINIDGVRVTPYILAAKADSISIQLVSPDETTSQQRGTHSTILYPGNSMIQLSEDESVIEDMPYPVDDYKKDLNDNSGAYLTNAFFEERSKGKWKIIITNHSLDKTFYLEGWKLEIYGH; encoded by the coding sequence TTGCAGGAATATTGGGAGGATCTCATAGCCAAAAAAAATGGATTCCGTGGAGTCGCACCAAACGTAAATATAGCTTCTGCAAATCGTTTATCTCAAGTAATAGACCATAATCAAATTTCATATTCAGACATGGATTTAAAACTTTATAGCCATGTCGAAAATAATAAAATTCAAATAATAAATGAAAGCTATGGTACAGCGGCCTATTCTTATACTTTTTCTCACAATAATAGCGATTTTATCGGAATGAGTGAAATAAATTTTATTACTGTGAAAGCATCTGGTAACCAAACATGCTCGACTGATTTAGCCAATAAATTTTATAATAAAAACAAATCATCAATTGATGCTAAATTTCTGAATTTTAATTTCCATAATAACGAAAGCTTGAAAGAGCTGCCTCACAATGTAAAAAATTATTATAAATCAATTCGACCACATATATCAACAATGGAAAAAACAGCATCGAATCCCTACCGCATTCTTGTTGCAGGTATAAGCCATAAAGGAGTAATTAATAATACTTCTACTTTTGGATCGAATATTTGGATATCAGGATTTTCAGGAGGCTCTTCGTCAACAACCTTAAGCAAGGATTCATTGAATATCGATCCCAAATATGTTGGAATTTTAACAACAACTATTCCAATAAATCGGCCATATGGAGGGACCTATTTTAATAAACGCCTTCTCCCAGAAAATAGGGAAGGATATTACAATACAGAACTTTCAGGCACATCATTTGCCACTCCCATGATAAGCGGCGTCATTGCTTTATTGTTAGAAGCAAATCCAAACTTAAGCTATTGGGATGTAAAGTATATTTTAGCCAAAACAGCGAATAGAAACAAACTTGTTTCAGATCCTTTGCCTAGTTGTATTAAAATACTCAGCATCATTGGTGACTTTTCAAGTGATTTTTTGGATCTTTGGAAAACAGGCTGGGTTGAAAATAAAGCCGGAAATTTTTTTCATAATTATTACGGTTTTGGTTTAGTCGATACGGATAGAGCAATTGAAATGGCTCTTAATATAAAAAATGGAGTAACTCCTTCACCTTATCAAGGAAAAAAAGTTCAACGCATTCAGAATTCTCTTGAAATTCAGAATAATTCTAATCAAATTATTCCCCCCAATTCAAGCATTACAAGTGAATTAGTAATTACAGAAAATATCAACATTGACGGCGTTCGAGTTACTCCTTATATTTTAGCGGCAAAAGCAGATAGCATATCAATCCAACTTGTTTCTCCTGACGAAACCACTTCTCAGCAACGCGGAACACATAGTACCATTTTATACCCAGGAAATTCTATGATTCAGCTTAGTGAAGATGAATCAGTGATTGAAGATATGCCCTACCCTGTTGACGATTATAAAAAGGATCTCAATGATAATTCAGGAGCCTATTTAACAAATGCTTTTTTCGAAGAACGCTCAAAGGGAAAATGGAAAATTATTATTACAAATCATTCCTTGGATAAAACATTCTACTTAGAAGGCTGGAAACTTGAGATTTATGGACATTGA
- a CDS encoding S8 family serine peptidase has protein sequence MKAKSIIKFLFISLIFLNCSRNNKINNYGNTGLSPDILFNQQWYLKNTGQMTYFNLRVKNGIDLNISYPQIYTGQGVKAIVADDGVYFDHPNLAPNLLANFSLDFSDSSLGKIPVNKPEIKDKINDTHGTFVAGILGGSHSQKKWIPWSRTKRKYSFCKSFISSNRP, from the coding sequence GTGAAAGCAAAAAGCATTATTAAATTTTTATTTATTTCTCTCATTTTTTTAAATTGCTCTAGAAATAATAAAATAAATAACTATGGTAACACAGGTTTATCTCCTGATATATTATTTAACCAGCAGTGGTACCTAAAAAATACAGGACAAATGACTTATTTTAATCTCAGAGTAAAAAATGGGATTGACCTTAATATTTCTTATCCTCAAATATATACAGGACAAGGAGTTAAAGCAATAGTTGCAGATGATGGCGTTTATTTTGACCACCCTAATTTGGCTCCTAATTTATTAGCAAACTTTTCTTTAGATTTTTCAGATTCCTCTCTAGGTAAAATACCCGTAAATAAACCAGAAATTAAAGACAAAATTAATGACACCCACGGAACATTTGTTGCAGGAATATTGGGAGGATCTCATAGCCAAAAAAAATGGATTCCGTGGAGTCGCACCAAACGTAAATATAGCTTCTGCAAATCGTTTATCTCAAGTAATAGACCATAA
- a CDS encoding organic hydroperoxide resistance protein codes for MTNVEKVLYRAQATATGGRDGKAKSSDGILEVSLTTPKELGGAGGVGTNPEQLFAAGYSACFLGAMKFVAGSNKITLPADTSITGIVGIGPIPNGFGVEVELKVFLPGMQKTAAEDLVQKAHIVCPYSNATRNNIQVKLTVNV; via the coding sequence ATGACCAATGTAGAAAAAGTTTTATACCGTGCTCAAGCAACGGCAACGGGCGGACGAGATGGTAAGGCAAAATCATCAGATGGTATTTTAGAAGTGAGTCTTACGACTCCTAAAGAATTAGGTGGTGCGGGGGGAGTAGGAACAAATCCAGAGCAATTATTTGCAGCGGGATATTCTGCCTGTTTTCTTGGAGCTATGAAATTTGTTGCCGGAAGCAATAAAATAACTTTGCCTGCGGATACTTCCATCACAGGAATTGTAGGTATTGGTCCCATTCCAAACGGCTTTGGGGTTGAGGTTGAGCTTAAAGTTTTTTTGCCTGGCATGCAAAAAACGGCTGCTGAGGACTTAGTGCAAAAAGCTCATATTGTTTGTCCGTATTCCAATGCAACACGAAATAATATTCAAGTGAAATTAACGGTAAATGTTTAA
- a CDS encoding ABC-2 family transporter protein, with translation MNIKLLIHTMIYNFKKEFSYKIDFFGDLFSNCIFYSFQLILFSTIFSYINHLENWNKNSFYLSFLFYIFIFFSIESFNKSISDFFRMIFSGKIAPYLCCPIPLYFLIFIYFFSPAKLILSFLFLLYILYYSFQIGILHSIYEILLLILILGTLIFINLIYIFMLNFLSLFAQRELPVEYIHHEVFSLNLIPPTIYNSKVFYTLLISFPLILSAALPVYIFEFKKFEFIYYLLPLFFIMIFITKILLRKIKNYYGMFGG, from the coding sequence ATGAATATTAAATTATTAATACACACTATGATTTATAATTTTAAAAAAGAATTTTCTTACAAAATCGATTTTTTTGGAGATTTATTTTCAAATTGTATATTTTATTCTTTCCAATTGATTTTATTCAGCACAATATTTTCTTATATTAATCATTTAGAAAATTGGAATAAAAATAGTTTTTATTTAAGTTTTTTGTTTTATATTTTTATATTTTTTTCTATTGAATCTTTTAATAAATCTATCTCAGATTTTTTTAGAATGATATTTTCAGGAAAAATAGCTCCTTATCTTTGCTGCCCTATACCCTTATATTTTTTAATTTTTATTTACTTTTTTTCCCCTGCTAAATTAATACTCTCTTTTTTGTTTTTACTATATATATTATATTATTCTTTTCAAATTGGAATACTCCACAGCATATACGAAATATTACTTCTTATTCTTATTTTAGGAACTCTCATTTTTATAAATTTAATTTATATTTTTATGCTTAATTTTTTATCTCTTTTTGCTCAAAGAGAACTTCCTGTTGAATATATTCATCACGAAGTTTTTAGTTTAAATCTTATTCCCCCCACAATTTACAACTCAAAAGTATTTTATACCTTACTTATAAGCTTTCCCTTGATATTAAGTGCCGCTCTACCGGTGTATATTTTTGAATTTAAAAAATTTGAATTTATTTATTATTTATTACCTTTATTTTTTATAATGATATTTATTACCAAAATTCTACTTCGTAAAATAAAAAATTATTATGGAATGTTCGGCGGATAA
- a CDS encoding ATP-binding cassette domain-containing protein, whose product MENLLIANKINKYILEKKSYENRNIFKKIKLYFKKNYIKKYILKNCTLQLNKGESIAILGRNGAGKSTLIKILTGITIPSSGDLIVCQSKPHLRESHFLKNIGVVFGHKNSLVWDLPLIDSLILHKIIYNIDEAQYYKKLNYLLDILNLSECMESKVKFMSLGQRVKSNILMNLLHSPALVFLDEPTIGVDIESKNQIREFINYEKQHNKTSFIMTSHDSTDIENCSDYIHVLSNGEIAFSEKTFETKNTYKNKTQIIVKKLNINKEIFNPILKNNDIIFKETINSYKLTIPKENERETLNFLLANNIVSFEIKAMTFEDIIADMFNIAANFNNEEEFEYE is encoded by the coding sequence GTGGAAAATTTACTTATAGCAAATAAAATAAATAAATATATTCTTGAAAAGAAATCATATGAGAATAGAAATATTTTTAAAAAAATCAAGCTCTATTTCAAGAAAAATTACATAAAAAAATATATATTAAAAAATTGTACCCTTCAATTAAATAAAGGAGAATCAATTGCTATTTTAGGAAGAAATGGCGCGGGAAAATCCACTCTTATTAAAATACTAACTGGCATTACAATCCCTTCTAGTGGCGATCTCATCGTTTGCCAATCTAAACCCCATTTACGAGAATCTCATTTTTTAAAAAATATTGGCGTTGTTTTTGGGCACAAAAACTCATTAGTTTGGGATCTTCCTTTAATAGATAGTTTAATTTTGCATAAAATAATTTATAATATTGATGAAGCACAATATTATAAAAAATTAAATTATCTTTTAGATATTTTAAATTTATCAGAATGCATGGAATCTAAAGTCAAGTTTATGAGTCTTGGTCAAAGAGTAAAATCAAATATTTTAATGAATTTACTCCATTCTCCTGCGCTTGTATTTTTAGACGAACCCACTATTGGAGTTGATATTGAGTCAAAAAATCAAATACGAGAGTTTATCAATTATGAAAAACAGCATAATAAAACTTCCTTTATAATGACCTCACATGACTCAACTGACATTGAAAATTGTAGTGACTATATTCATGTTTTATCTAATGGTGAAATTGCCTTTTCTGAAAAAACTTTTGAAACAAAAAACACTTATAAAAATAAAACCCAAATTATTGTCAAAAAATTAAATATTAATAAAGAAATTTTTAATCCTATTTTAAAAAATAACGATATAATTTTTAAAGAAACCATAAACTCATATAAATTAACCATTCCAAAAGAAAATGAAAGAGAGACTCTGAATTTTCTTTTGGCAAATAATATTGTTTCTTTTGAAATTAAAGCAATGACATTTGAAGACATTATTGCAGATATGTTTAATATAGCCGCAAATTTTAATAACGAAGAAGAATTCGAATATGAATAG